The DNA window GCCTTTATGGCGAGGAGCGTCGAAAAATAGGGGGGGACGAGTCGCCTCCCTACCCGAGAACCGAGCTTTGCAAGCAAGCCCCTGGCAAGCATGCGTTCACAGGCAAAGAATGAGTTCACAAAGGCGAGAAAGCGTGTGCGCTCATTCGGGCAGGATGGGGATGTTTGAGTGGAAGTTATGATATTTTTGGAGGGCGTTGACAAATGCATCAAGGAAGATGTCGAGGAACAGCAAAAGGATAGTACAGTCCAATCAATTACTATGGCTTTATATTCACTGGTGTCTTGTGATATCTCGTGAAGTAGCGTTTAGAACGACCTCTTCCAGGCAGGTATTTGACATGCCATGACATGCAACAGCTTTTCCCCATACTGGACCAATATGATCTACGTGACAACCTACTTGTCGGTAGATCGGTAACTACAAATGCACAAAGGGGCTTTGAATGAGTTTGAATTATAGCTAACTGACTTCCCACCAAAAACAGTCCCAATAGTAGACCCTGATATCTTGCATCCCGATATGTTTACCCGAGATGGCACATGTCCGTGATTCTTCTATACCCGGTGCGTCCCTTGTCTCGTGTCCGAGCGAGAAATGTCTTGCAATCACAAGATGGTCGCCCGAGAGATACTCTGTCTGTATTCTCGAAATCAAGGTATCGGCTCAAAAAGAACAGGAAAAGTACGCCGCACTGCCCATCAAGACGATCGATGGTTGCCTAACCATCGTTGGGCGGCGGCAACTTGGACTTCTTCCAGTTCTTGAGTTACATTTGACTGAAACTGGTCAACCCGTGCGTCTATTCCCCGTTGCCAATCGACACACTTTGTTTGGAAGTCGATCACGTTTTGTGTATTTTCATTGACCGTCTTCCGAATGCATGCTAATGATGCCGAGGTAACGGGGGAGCTGTCGGTGGGGTAACTTGGGCAAAGGATAGCTCATCAAGCCATTCGAGTGCAACAGTGTGTGTACGGATAAATAACAGTAGTTAGGTCAGCAACGTCATGATGGCGTAATATCAGCTACTTAAACCTCATATGTATATAAGCTCACCAAAAAATCCCCCCTCACTTAAAACTACAAAAAACTACAAAAAAAatgtaaaataaaaaataaaaaagacaaaaaaacaAGAGAGAAATCTCAAACAGGCAAGTTATCTTACCCAGCTGCGTGTGACCAAGGAAGCTAACCAAGGATAGCCGCGAAAACATGTCTATCGGGTGAGCCTGGTGCCTGCAGACTGGCTCCTGCAGACATACAGAAACAACAACTGGTACGACAGGCAGTTTGGTTGCCGGGTCTTGATCCTTCTACCTTGTCGAATTGGATCTTATCAGATGGGTCCTGCAGGAAGAATAACGGCTTGGCGTCGTGTATCACAAGACAGATCAAGGCATCAAACCACCGACAGAGGAGGAACATTCTTAACGGCGATGCGATCAGGCAGTCATGCGCTCTGGATCATGGGCCTAGAGATGTTTAAACTATTTGGTGGTCCGTGATGAATGATCGGCTATCCATCTGGTTACGGCGGCCGAGATGATGGGGTTAGTTGGAATTGTCGGAATTTTAGAATGTCAGTTTTTCGTGTGATTATTCTGAGTTTGGTGGGAAGTTTCGGGCTCAATCGAGGGCTTCCTCCAAGGATTAGTAAACATCGCACGAATATATCATGTGACGACCATCCAAATAACATGCCCTATGACAAGCAGAGTCTCAACGAGTAGTTTCAACTGTAGAAGTAGATATTTGCTTCTACTGTTGAAACTACTCGTTAAGACTCTACTTGTTACAGAGCATTCTTTATCCACATTTGCTTTcatattaaacttcgaggaacacccacatcaatgaGATCATATGCACATTTGGATGGTCATCCAGTCTTCAAAGGTTAATATAAGCAAATGTGAATAAAAATGCCGTGGTAAACAGTATCTTAACCAGTAATTTTCAAACAGTGGTTTctctataatatatctatgcAAAGGCTCTATATTATTCTATTCTTTTACCAGTCTAAGATCGCTGAACTTGTCGGCATAGTACGAAGGCACGGCGATGGCGTCCTCTTTTTCCCAGTCCTCCTTCTTGTTCACGCCAGTCAGAACATGCAGTGTGCCGCCTAGCTTGCCCTCAATTCCAAACTTGATGTCAGTGTTGAGTCGGTCACCAACCATGCATGTGCGAGCTCGGTTAAGTTGGAACTTGCCCTCAACGGCGTCCATCATGGCCTGGCTGGGCTTTCCGAGAGCCAGAGGCTGTTGTCCCGTAGCGTGGACGACGGGGATGTGACAGGAGCCAGCGccgaggaagaagttgtGATGCATTGGAAGTGTAGAGTCAACATTGGTAGCGAGGAATGTAGCTCCCCTCTTGACGTAGTGCATAGCATGAGCGTACTTGAGGTAGTTGACATGATAGTCAAGACCACAAAGGACGACGCCAACCTCGGGGTCGAGATGGGAACCATCAGCGATACCCTTGAAGTCGTCGTTTGTGATGTCTCGTCGGAAGGCCTCGTCTGTACCTCCAATATGGGGTACGCCTTCTGAATCAAGCTCCTGCTCAATACCTGACTCTCCGATGATAAACACCTTGCGCTTACCCTCGGGCAGCTTCAGGATACGGGCGATGTAGATGGCAGCAGAATAGCTGGAACCAAAGACATCATCCTTCTCACTAGGGATACCAAGACCAGTGAGTTTCTTGAGATACTCATCGCGGGATTTTGTGGAGTTGTTGGTGACGAAGACGACCCTCTTTCCTACATCGATGTGAGTCTCTTGTCCAGATCGTGAGCACAGTAAGCTAACCTTTTGATCTCAAGAAATTGATAGTCTCTGGGACTCCCTCGTACACATGATCACCAGACCACAAGACACCTTTATAAGTTAGTCACTGTGTTATAATTTGTGAATCGTTTAGTATTCACCGTCGCAGTCAAGGAGGAAGACCTATTGATGGGTGTTAGTGTATTACTCGGCCAATGTATAAATGACTCACGTCGAATTTGTCAATGAACTCTTTGATGGCAGCAACATCATTGCTGATGTATTTTGGTGAAGATGCCATTTTGTCTATGAGTCTGACTAGAAAAGACACTGTATGATGTTTTTGAATATGATCGACCAGAGTTTCAGTTGGATGAACATGAACTTGATCGTCGACAAACTAAAGCGGATTGACTCGGTGGATTGTGCTTAGTCAGAGATAACAATAATGACATCGCCTGTGATGCAATAAGGCTGGATAATCGGTGATCAATGGACctattataaaaagacaTCACGAATAATACAGTAAGCTTGTAACAACACTTTTGGGAGCAATTGTGAGTGATCTTGTGATGACACGACAGGTGAGATTTATCGATATAGGGTAATCTCTCGACTGTTGGTTGAACAACTCCTCGGATAACTATGACTCGTTTTCTGTCTACCAAGGATGATTCATGCAGATGATAACGACCCTGCATCTTGATAGGCAATCTTTAGTGCAATGACAACATAACCCGACCCATGCATGTCGCGATTAATGTGCCGAAAGTGAACATTGGTCCGAGGTAGGCTCTGACAGCCGCAGACCCTTCCCGCGTGGCAAAGAATGTCAGTCCAAAATCTTCAGTCCCTTAAAACGACTTTAGTTAAAGCAAATATTGTCATTGGCTCATAAATTTTGCCTTGCGAGTAATAGGTTAACCTTGTTCGTCATCGGTGGGTTTCTAGAATTCCACGTTTTTCCTTAAAACTTTTTCCCTCCTTCTTTTTGCCTGACTAATATTCAAGATAAGAGGTTCTACCCGTGGAATTGGGTTACCTAGGCTCGCTTACGTCCGAGGCGAGATAGCCTGCATCAACAGACCGACATCTACACACAGACAGGAGAATACAAAGTGTAATTCACCGCTTTGGATACTTCCCGTATCAAGCGAGGTAGCGTGGGGATCCTGAAGCTAAAGTTGGTCAAGGTCTCCACGGCCAGGGACCCATTTTCACGATCAGCTAAAGGGGTTTCCACCTGCTAGAGCAACTAACACAACTACACAGTACAGTATGAAGTTTTAAACCGGACCGGCTGGATACCTAcgtaattataaatatctacAGGAGAAGACCACATGGAGTTGAATTTTTGTTCCTAGATTTCAAACctttcatcttcttctaTCTCTCCTGTTGTTTATCATCTTAGCGAAACAAGCGCAAACCTACACACAACAGCTTCCTTATCCATCAAACAACAACCCAGGACCACACACAACCAAAATCTTTATCTCCCTTTTAAACAACAATCAACATGACTACCGCTCCTACCAGTGTCGCTGCTGCTCCCAGCAATGCCAACTCATACTTCAGCGAGGTGCACAAGACGCAGTCTACCGCAACAACCCCAATCTCTACTCCTGGACTCAAGGCTGAAGAGTTCGAGAACAACACACGCAGACCTACTGTTCTGAGCAACGACTTCCCCAAGCCCAACGATGATGTCGATGTTGAGGCCATGCTCGACCGCCAGCCTGGCCGCTGGACAATCAAGGGGCAGATGGAGGCCAACCAGCGCCGCCAACAGAAGACCCTCAGCGAAGAAGAGGCCAAGGCCCAGCGCCAACGAGATTTTgaaaaggccaaggaggaacTCCGTGCCTCATTTCGAATCTAAAAACGCAGCGCTTGTCCTTCACTACCAGATGCTCAATGAGAGCTACACTGGTTCACCCCATGACAACCATTTGGCGCAATGTTTTCAAGACTATATCTAATATTTCAACGAATTACGACACAACGAATAGACATACTATAGATTCTCGCTATTGTACGATGGAAAGTAGTCGCTAGGCTATCGGGAAGATTGTTTGCACCACTAGCATTTTAGAGCATGAATAAGactttcatcttcatcattaaTCATTTAAGCAAGGTCCGCGACGGACAGGACCCGACCACCCAGAGTGAAGCCGTATCCGATAGCAGCCACAAAGGTagcgaggttgagaagagaTGAGATGCCGTGAAGCATGCCGAACTTCTTGTTGAGAGCCTTCATCTCGTCTGAGTGAGGACCCTCAGCGTAGTATTCCTTACCATCTCGTTTGACTATGAATTTTAGTATGGATTTGGTAAACTGATGATACCGTAACATACCTTGACCACGTCGCTTCTTGATAATGTCAACAGTCATTGGCAGGAGAACAAGCAGGTTGATAGCACCAGTGATACCCATGA is part of the Fusarium poae strain DAOMC 252244 chromosome 4, whole genome shotgun sequence genome and encodes:
- a CDS encoding hypothetical protein (BUSCO:36077at5125), producing the protein MASSPKYISNDVAAIKEFIDKFDVFLLDCDGVLWSGDHVYEGVPETINFLRSKGKRVVFVTNNSTKSRDEYLKKLTGLGIPSEKDDVFGSSYSAAIYIARILKLPEGKRKVFIIGESGIEQELDSEGVPHIGGTDEAFRRDITNDDFKGIADGSHLDPEVGVVLCGLDYHVNYLKYAHAMHYVKRGATFLATNVDSTLPMHHNFFLGAGSCHIPVVHATGQQPLALGKPSQAMMDAVEGKFQLNRARTCMVGDRLNTDIKFGIEGKLGGTLHVLTGVNKKEDWEKEDAIAVPSYYADKFSDLRLVKE